A genomic region of Desulfosarcina ovata subsp. ovata contains the following coding sequences:
- a CDS encoding acyl-CoA dehydrogenase — translation MAQLVVERRDVDFVLHEQLEVEKLSKHEKFADFNRKTVDLIISEARSLAIKEMLPALKLGDEEGCRFENGTVTVPEAFQRLYDLLKEGEWIAMCDDPQWGGQGMPTTVSLAAMNYFDGANYPFMLHTILLHGAAKLVETFGTEKQKALYLKKMLSGEWGGTMLLTEPEAGSDVGALTTAAVKNDDGTYTISGSKIFISAGENDLVENIVHPVLARIEGAPAGTDGISLFLVPKICVNDDGSLGDRNDVVCTGIEEKMGIHASPTCSLTLGGKGNCRGTLLGKENKGMRAMFVMMNEARLEVGMQGLGCASASYLNALAYARERIQGRSLQATSKEAPPVPIIQHPDVRRMLLSMKAYTEGMRSIIYYIGWCEDQIRTSSDADEKQKYQGLIDVLTPIGKGYVTDKSFEVCNQGVQIFGGYGYTKEYPQEQLLRDCKITHLYEGTNGIQAMDLLGRKLGLNKGQSYKDLIKEMRDMAETAKTVGGLETLAADVEKAINKLEETALSIGSTARSENMMSAFAHAYSFMEVTGDTVMAWMLLWRAVLATRKLSDGAKKKDLNFYDGQVKSARYFIKSVLPLTLAKADIIIAGDDTVMQISEDAFGSK, via the coding sequence ATGGCACAGCTGGTTGTAGAACGAAGAGATGTGGATTTTGTGCTTCACGAGCAGTTGGAGGTCGAAAAGTTAAGCAAGCATGAGAAGTTCGCCGATTTTAATCGGAAGACGGTCGACCTGATTATTTCCGAGGCCCGGTCCCTGGCCATTAAAGAGATGTTGCCCGCGTTGAAGCTCGGGGATGAGGAAGGCTGCCGGTTTGAAAACGGAACGGTTACCGTACCGGAGGCATTCCAAAGGCTATATGACCTTCTCAAAGAAGGCGAATGGATTGCCATGTGTGATGATCCCCAATGGGGCGGTCAGGGGATGCCCACCACGGTTTCATTGGCCGCGATGAATTACTTTGACGGGGCCAATTACCCCTTTATGCTCCACACGATTCTTTTGCATGGTGCCGCCAAGCTGGTGGAAACCTTTGGCACGGAAAAGCAGAAAGCGCTTTATTTGAAGAAAATGTTAAGCGGCGAGTGGGGCGGCACCATGCTGCTCACGGAACCGGAGGCCGGTTCGGACGTGGGCGCGTTAACCACCGCTGCCGTGAAAAATGACGACGGTACCTATACCATCAGCGGTAGCAAGATTTTTATTTCCGCAGGAGAAAATGATCTTGTTGAAAACATTGTCCATCCGGTTTTGGCCCGGATCGAGGGTGCACCGGCGGGAACTGATGGCATCTCACTGTTTCTCGTACCCAAAATCTGTGTCAACGATGACGGCAGTCTGGGCGACCGCAATGATGTGGTTTGCACCGGCATCGAAGAAAAAATGGGTATTCACGCCAGTCCCACATGTTCCCTGACGCTGGGCGGTAAAGGCAACTGCCGCGGCACACTACTGGGAAAGGAAAACAAGGGGATGCGGGCCATGTTCGTGATGATGAATGAAGCCCGCCTCGAGGTGGGCATGCAAGGATTGGGGTGCGCCTCCGCCTCCTACTTGAATGCCCTGGCTTACGCCCGGGAGCGGATTCAAGGCCGGAGCCTGCAGGCCACCAGCAAAGAGGCGCCCCCCGTGCCGATTATCCAGCATCCGGACGTTCGGCGCATGCTGCTTTCGATGAAGGCCTATACGGAAGGCATGCGCAGCATCATCTATTACATCGGCTGGTGTGAGGATCAAATCCGCACCAGCAGCGATGCGGACGAAAAACAAAAATACCAGGGCCTGATCGATGTGCTCACACCCATTGGCAAGGGGTATGTGACCGACAAGTCTTTCGAGGTGTGCAACCAGGGGGTCCAAATCTTCGGCGGATACGGCTACACCAAAGAATATCCCCAGGAGCAGCTGTTGCGTGACTGCAAGATCACCCACCTCTACGAAGGCACCAACGGCATCCAGGCCATGGATCTTTTGGGTCGCAAGCTGGGGCTGAATAAAGGCCAGTCGTATAAGGATCTGATCAAAGAGATGCGGGATATGGCTGAAACCGCAAAAACCGTCGGCGGTTTGGAAACACTTGCCGCGGACGTGGAGAAAGCGATCAACAAACTGGAAGAAACGGCGTTGTCCATCGGCAGTACCGCCCGGTCCGAAAATATGATGAGCGCATTCGCGCATGCCTACAGCTTCATGGAGGTCACCGGAGATACGGTTATGGCGTGGATGCTCTTGTGGCGGGCTGTCCTGGCGACCCGCAAGCTATCTGATGGTGCCAAGAAAAAAGATCTGAATTTCTATGACGGTCAAGTGAAAAGCGCCCGGTATTTTATAAAATCCGTGCTTCCGTTAACGTTAGCCAAGGCCGACATCATTATTGCCGGTGACGATACGGTGATGCAAATATCCGAAGATGCTTTTGGCAGTAAGTAA
- the rmuC gene encoding DNA recombination protein RmuC: protein MDDPQLVALFGGAVGLLLAVFTTLLVCRSRCRARLASEVRFAGLEKQGLEDRLAELRRQWDVTRQEQAALQSENIDLQKRLAELNVRLEAERSQAQEKIALLNDARERLNAEFRLLAERILEEKGRTFADLNKTQMDGLINPLRQQLGDFKTRVEDVYDKESRDRAALFNEIAHLKHLNERIDQDALNLTNALKGDVKTLGNWGEVMLERILEASGLEKGRGYDTQVSLTGSGGNRFQPDVIVRLPEGRDIVVDAKVSLKAYERYHAATDESIRASALKDHLASLRSHIKGLGEKHYEDLDGIQTLDFVLMFVPVEAAFLTALDHDRALFSEAFGKNVILVSPSTLLVTLRTVHNIWRFADQNQNAMEIARRAGGLYDKFIGFIEALEEVGRQLDRARAAYRTARDRLSTGRGNLVRRAEQLRALGVKTNKSLPDAYAAEVLPATDENDMDEQGNANVQKTK from the coding sequence ATGGATGACCCTCAACTGGTAGCCCTTTTCGGTGGGGCGGTTGGCCTGCTGCTGGCGGTTTTCACTACTCTGCTGGTGTGCCGTTCCCGCTGCCGGGCACGGCTGGCCAGCGAGGTGCGGTTTGCCGGGCTGGAAAAACAGGGGCTGGAAGACCGGCTGGCTGAATTGCGCCGGCAATGGGACGTGACGCGGCAGGAACAGGCGGCACTCCAATCGGAGAATATCGATCTGCAAAAGCGGCTCGCCGAGCTGAACGTGCGTCTTGAGGCCGAACGCTCGCAGGCCCAGGAAAAAATTGCCCTGTTAAACGATGCCCGCGAGCGCCTGAACGCTGAATTCAGACTTCTGGCCGAGCGTATCCTGGAGGAAAAGGGGCGAACCTTTGCCGACCTCAACAAAACCCAGATGGATGGACTGATCAATCCCCTGCGTCAGCAGTTGGGTGATTTTAAAACACGGGTGGAAGATGTCTACGACAAGGAATCCCGCGACCGCGCCGCGTTGTTCAACGAGATTGCCCATCTGAAACATCTCAACGAACGCATTGACCAGGACGCCCTCAACCTGACCAACGCTCTCAAAGGCGATGTAAAAACCCTGGGCAACTGGGGCGAGGTAATGCTGGAGCGGATTCTGGAAGCGTCCGGACTGGAAAAGGGCAGGGGATACGACACCCAGGTGAGTCTGACGGGCAGCGGCGGCAACCGTTTCCAGCCGGATGTGATCGTCCGGCTGCCCGAGGGCCGGGATATTGTCGTGGACGCCAAGGTCTCCCTCAAGGCTTATGAGCGCTACCATGCCGCCACCGATGAATCGATCCGGGCCTCTGCATTGAAGGACCATCTGGCATCGCTGCGCAGCCACATCAAGGGGCTTGGCGAAAAACACTACGAAGATCTGGACGGTATCCAGACCCTCGATTTTGTACTGATGTTCGTGCCCGTGGAAGCGGCCTTTTTAACGGCGCTGGACCATGACCGTGCGTTGTTTAGCGAGGCTTTTGGAAAGAATGTGATTTTGGTTTCGCCGTCGACCCTGCTGGTCACCCTGCGGACCGTTCACAACATCTGGCGTTTTGCTGACCAGAATCAGAACGCCATGGAGATCGCCCGCCGGGCCGGTGGCCTGTACGACAAGTTCATCGGCTTTATCGAGGCCCTGGAGGAGGTGGGCCGGCAGCTTGATCGGGCCCGGGCCGCTTATCGCACGGCCCGCGATCGCCTCTCCACCGGGCGGGGGAACCTGGTGCGGCGGGCCGAGCAGCTCAGGGCGCTGGGCGTGAAAACCAACAAAAGTTTGCCGGATGCCTACGCGGCGGAGGTATTGCCGGCCACTGACGAAAACGACATGGATGAACAGGGAAACGCCAATGTTCAGAAAACAAAGTGA
- a CDS encoding HEAT repeat domain-containing protein: MKLQFLISQLIDPEDTHRTITAVRRLSAFVDDSQVMDALCALAVRTIRYCVREAVIDVLKANPAGAGMRLSDYVLWSKIPSVRKWALVSLGLMRWRDAKDAVISGLYDPDASVRQAAAMSSTGLYDDSDVQAALEHYFANHRLDSPLSFIAENAHTRQAGTRGQDDDEVSTTTVFI; encoded by the coding sequence ATGAAGCTTCAATTCTTAATCAGCCAATTGATCGATCCGGAGGATACCCATCGAACCATCACGGCGGTGCGGCGTCTGTCGGCGTTTGTCGATGATTCACAGGTGATGGATGCCCTTTGCGCACTGGCGGTGCGGACCATTCGTTACTGTGTGCGCGAAGCGGTCATCGATGTACTGAAAGCCAATCCGGCCGGTGCGGGCATGCGTCTTTCGGATTATGTGCTCTGGTCAAAGATTCCATCCGTGCGCAAATGGGCCCTGGTCAGCCTGGGCTTGATGCGCTGGCGCGATGCCAAGGACGCGGTCATCAGCGGACTCTATGATCCGGATGCGTCGGTGCGTCAGGCCGCGGCCATGAGCTCCACCGGTTTATACGATGACAGCGATGTGCAGGCAGCGCTGGAACATTATTTTGCCAACCATCGTCTCGACTCGCCGCTGTCGTTCATTGCCGAGAACGCGCATACCAGGCAAGCCGGGACCCGTGGCCAGGACGATGATGAGGTTTCCACGACAACGGTTTTTATCTGA
- a CDS encoding sigma-54 interaction domain-containing protein, which produces MNINESVFFREATLRICGSLDIEKAMQRCLQYLSRFLPATRLCFHVYDRALGIVETIAMATTQNSQAMALRTPLDTRGRQQVEDQRSFRTKLVERMVEDAVAGPVVRQLGVTGDLSGLLLDLALEGNFVGTVSVFSEPDIKFNRHHVQLLSLLNEPFSIALANSLRYRELQTLRDKLADDNRYFQDEMQKITGQAVVGADLGLKGIMDMVRQVAPLESPVLLLGETGVGKEVLANAIHNLSPRSNGPMIRVNCGAIPDTLMDSELFGHEKGAFTGAFTRKRGRFERAHRGTVFLDEIGELPLEAQVRLLRVIQEKEIERVGGSETIRIDIRVIAATHRNLERMLNQSTFRKDLYFRLRVFPIAIPPLRHRREDIPALVQHFIQKKSREMKLFVKPTLSPGALDRLLQYTWPGNARELENAIERELIVCKGGVLSFDDLNIKSNKFKPVPPPPCESSQDERLELDAVMAGHIGKVLKMCNGRVEGDKGAARLLNINPSTLRKRMKKLGIPFGRRHVRMAREGVEHGEKTDTTRQRG; this is translated from the coding sequence ATGAACATCAATGAAAGCGTCTTTTTCCGTGAAGCCACGCTAAGAATTTGCGGTAGCCTGGATATCGAAAAGGCCATGCAACGATGCCTTCAATACCTGTCGCGCTTTCTTCCGGCCACGCGGCTTTGTTTTCACGTCTATGATCGTGCGCTGGGCATTGTGGAAACGATCGCCATGGCCACCACGCAAAACAGCCAGGCCATGGCGCTGCGGACACCACTGGACACCAGGGGCCGGCAACAGGTGGAAGACCAGCGTTCTTTTCGTACCAAGCTGGTCGAGCGAATGGTCGAAGATGCCGTGGCCGGTCCGGTGGTTCGGCAACTGGGCGTCACCGGTGACCTTTCCGGATTGCTGCTTGATCTGGCTCTGGAAGGCAATTTCGTTGGTACCGTGTCCGTATTCAGCGAACCCGACATCAAATTCAACCGCCACCATGTCCAACTGCTCTCTTTACTCAACGAACCATTTTCCATCGCCTTGGCCAACAGCCTGCGCTACCGGGAACTACAAACTCTTCGGGATAAGCTGGCCGACGATAACCGCTATTTCCAGGATGAAATGCAGAAAATCACCGGCCAAGCGGTAGTGGGCGCTGATTTGGGATTGAAAGGGATCATGGACATGGTGCGCCAGGTCGCCCCCCTTGAAAGTCCGGTCTTGCTTCTGGGAGAGACCGGCGTGGGCAAGGAGGTCCTGGCCAATGCCATCCACAACTTATCCCCTCGCAGCAATGGGCCCATGATTCGGGTCAACTGTGGCGCCATTCCGGACACGCTCATGGACAGTGAGCTGTTTGGCCATGAAAAGGGTGCGTTTACCGGTGCCTTTACACGCAAACGTGGGCGATTTGAGCGCGCCCACAGGGGGACGGTATTTCTGGATGAAATCGGAGAATTGCCGCTTGAGGCCCAGGTTCGTCTGCTGCGGGTGATACAGGAAAAAGAAATTGAACGGGTGGGAGGCTCAGAAACGATCCGAATCGATATACGGGTCATCGCCGCCACCCACCGTAACCTGGAAAGAATGCTGAACCAAAGCACATTCCGGAAGGATCTCTATTTCCGCCTGCGGGTGTTCCCCATTGCCATCCCACCCTTGCGCCATCGACGAGAAGATATCCCAGCGCTGGTTCAGCATTTTATTCAGAAAAAATCACGGGAAATGAAGTTATTTGTCAAGCCCACACTCTCACCTGGGGCCCTCGACCGATTGCTACAGTACACTTGGCCGGGCAATGCGCGAGAGCTTGAAAACGCCATCGAACGCGAGCTCATTGTCTGCAAGGGAGGTGTGCTTTCATTCGACGACCTGAACATAAAAAGCAATAAATTTAAACCGGTGCCGCCCCCCCCCTGCGAATCAAGTCAAGACGAACGTCTTGAATTGGACGCCGTCATGGCCGGTCACATTGGTAAAGTGTTAAAGATGTGCAACGGCCGGGTTGAAGGCGACAAAGGTGCTGCCCGGTTGTTGAATATTAATCCTTCCACATTGCGAAAAAGGATGAAAAAGCTCGGTATTCCATTCGGCCGCAGGCATGTAAGAATGGCCAGGGAAGGGGTTGAACATGGAGAGAAAACAGACACCACCAGACAACGAGGATAA
- a CDS encoding cupin domain-containing protein: MFRKQSDLTYRQLIDGVQLATLVHGEKTLMGRFKLARGSVLPEHRHSHEQTGLLISGRIVLTIDGTDHAAGPGDSWCVGSDVPHSARALENSEALEVFSPVREDYLE, encoded by the coding sequence ATGTTCAGAAAACAAAGTGACCTGACCTATCGCCAACTCATCGACGGTGTCCAGCTGGCCACCCTGGTTCACGGAGAGAAAACCCTCATGGGGCGCTTTAAACTGGCCCGGGGCAGCGTTCTTCCCGAGCACCGCCACTCCCATGAACAGACCGGTCTGCTGATTTCCGGCCGCATCGTCCTCACCATCGACGGCACCGACCACGCGGCGGGACCGGGCGACAGCTGGTGTGTCGGCAGCGATGTGCCCCATTCGGCCCGGGCCCTCGAGAATTCGGAGGCGCTGGAGGTGTTTTCCCCGGTTCGGGAGGACTATCTGGAGTAA
- the tnpC gene encoding IS66 family transposase: protein MKPDRPISDADWQATAEPVRQYIVSLEDELRAIKTQNDKLEKNNEKLEKQKRQNSTNSSKPPSSDPPYNKPKREKPKGERKPGGQKGHPGHGQMLLTPNNTQNVMPECCGCGLHSSDWDNLRPFHTHQHIELPEIEMDITHFVLHQGQCPGCGKIVKAQVPEAFSTGYGPRFCAFIAELSGIKAMSRRNVQQLVHSVFDIKIATGTIQKVIDRASEAIASTYERIGQVARSSECNFIDETSWFKKHNLQWLWVMVNTMVAFFRIDPKRSKQAFLELIADWKGILISDGYRLYCKWVHGRQTCLAHLIRKAKALIESRKLNERRGGKLILAHLNTLIEFSKNKPPPLKWERFYNSLLLILSLFEDDTDGAGRLARQIIREIDALWTFLEHDGVEPTNNRAERSLRFGVLWRKCSLGTQSDKGNRWVERILSVKETCRLRDKATFPFIVECLECYFAGISVDVSWI from the coding sequence ATGAAGCCCGATAGACCCATTTCAGATGCCGATTGGCAAGCTACTGCTGAACCGGTACGCCAGTACATCGTTTCTTTGGAAGATGAGCTGCGGGCGATTAAAACTCAAAACGACAAGCTGGAGAAAAACAACGAGAAGCTTGAAAAGCAAAAACGCCAAAACTCGACCAACTCCAGCAAACCGCCCTCATCCGATCCGCCCTATAACAAACCCAAACGCGAAAAGCCCAAAGGCGAACGCAAGCCGGGCGGACAAAAAGGACACCCGGGGCATGGGCAAATGCTGCTAACGCCCAACAATACTCAAAATGTGATGCCCGAGTGCTGCGGTTGCGGTCTCCATTCATCGGATTGGGATAATCTGCGACCCTTTCATACTCACCAACATATCGAATTGCCTGAAATCGAGATGGACATCACCCATTTTGTTCTGCACCAAGGTCAATGCCCTGGGTGCGGCAAGATTGTCAAAGCACAGGTTCCGGAGGCGTTTAGCACCGGCTACGGCCCGCGGTTTTGTGCGTTTATCGCCGAACTGAGTGGTATCAAGGCCATGAGTCGGAGAAATGTGCAGCAACTGGTCCACTCCGTGTTTGATATCAAAATCGCCACCGGCACGATCCAAAAGGTTATCGACCGCGCTTCCGAGGCCATTGCCTCCACCTATGAGCGTATCGGCCAGGTGGCCCGCAGCAGTGAGTGCAACTTCATCGATGAAACCAGTTGGTTTAAAAAGCACAATCTGCAATGGCTCTGGGTAATGGTCAATACGATGGTGGCCTTTTTCCGCATCGATCCGAAAAGATCCAAACAGGCCTTTCTCGAACTGATCGCCGACTGGAAAGGCATCTTGATCAGCGATGGTTATCGCCTTTATTGCAAATGGGTCCATGGCCGGCAAACCTGCCTGGCCCATTTGATCCGAAAGGCCAAGGCGTTAATCGAGAGTAGAAAACTCAACGAAAGGCGAGGCGGCAAGTTAATCTTGGCACATTTGAATACCCTGATCGAATTTTCAAAAAACAAACCGCCACCTTTAAAATGGGAGCGTTTTTATAACTCCTTGTTGCTCATCCTCAGCCTTTTTGAAGACGACACCGACGGTGCCGGTCGCCTGGCCAGGCAAATAATACGAGAAATTGACGCATTGTGGACCTTTCTCGAACATGATGGCGTCGAACCCACCAACAACCGTGCCGAACGCTCTCTGCGCTTTGGCGTGCTATGGCGCAAATGTAGTCTGGGAACGCAAAGCGACAAAGGCAACCGCTGGGTCGAACGAATCTTGTCTGTAAAAGAAACCTGCCGACTGAGAGATAAAGCCACATTTCCGTTTATAGTCGAATGCCTGGAATGTTACTTTGCAGGCATCTCTGTTGATGTGAGTTGGATCTAA
- a CDS encoding Crp/Fnr family transcriptional regulator — MLERVALFSNLEPQQIARLESICLERTVPKNTLVINEGDETDCLYVLLAGKAQALRSDDSGRQFVVNRFAPDDYFGEMSLLDRRTRCATVITKTQCILLILPRKAFFDFADAHPELYRNVIGTLLDKLRKATQQIEELAFLDVYGRLARLLTESQNADGIIEEKLTQQDLADMVGSSRETVCRIYNELVDGGFVVKDKGRMRIKKKLPFNF; from the coding sequence ATGCTTGAACGGGTCGCCCTCTTTTCGAATCTCGAACCGCAGCAGATTGCCCGGCTGGAGTCCATCTGCTTGGAGCGGACGGTTCCGAAAAACACGCTGGTGATCAACGAGGGCGATGAGACCGATTGCCTCTATGTGCTGCTGGCGGGCAAGGCCCAGGCCTTGCGCAGTGATGATTCGGGCCGCCAGTTTGTCGTCAATCGTTTCGCGCCTGACGACTATTTCGGCGAAATGAGTCTTCTTGACCGTCGTACCCGTTGTGCTACTGTCATCACCAAAACACAGTGCATCCTGCTGATCCTGCCCCGCAAGGCGTTTTTCGATTTTGCCGATGCGCATCCCGAACTCTACCGCAATGTGATCGGTACCCTCCTGGACAAACTCAGAAAGGCCACCCAGCAAATCGAGGAACTGGCCTTTCTGGACGTCTACGGTCGCCTGGCCCGTCTGCTCACCGAAAGCCAGAATGCTGATGGAATCATCGAAGAGAAACTGACCCAGCAGGATCTTGCCGATATGGTCGGCTCATCCCGGGAAACCGTCTGCCGCATTTACAACGAACTGGTCGATGGTGGCTTTGTTGTCAAGGATAAAGGCCGCATGAGAATAAAGAAAAAACTGCCTTTCAACTTTTAA
- a CDS encoding nitroreductase family protein: protein MQPPVTPPQPKKRAEPDSPAAVDPVSTQIDPDRCIGCGLCLAVCPQETLAIADGKAVVRGDMSMGCDHCGAVCPTEAIRVNAVDPAQFEFQTFRADSRWLPHGHFDTAALVNLMASRRSCRNFSAQPVDRALLEDLVKVGITAPSGSNCQPWTFTLLPDRAMVDRLGRRIGDFFRKTNQLAEKSWLRHILKWIGKPELDTYYRQHYATVQRGLAAHANDGRDLLFHGATAGMVVAAENDASCPAEDALLATGNILLAAHAMGLGTCLIGFAIEAMRRDRSIVRLLGIPDYETPYAVIALGWPAETYQRVAWRKPVTIRF from the coding sequence ATGCAACCACCTGTCACGCCGCCTCAGCCAAAAAAACGCGCTGAACCGGATTCACCCGCTGCAGTCGACCCGGTAAGCACCCAAATCGATCCCGATCGCTGCATCGGTTGCGGCCTGTGTCTTGCCGTGTGCCCCCAGGAGACGTTGGCCATCGCCGATGGCAAGGCGGTCGTTCGCGGAGACATGTCGATGGGTTGCGACCACTGTGGGGCCGTCTGTCCCACCGAGGCCATTCGGGTGAACGCGGTGGACCCCGCCCAGTTTGAATTTCAAACCTTCCGCGCCGATTCCCGCTGGCTGCCCCATGGTCATTTTGATACAGCAGCACTGGTCAACCTGATGGCGTCGCGGCGTTCCTGCCGCAATTTTTCCGCGCAGCCGGTCGACCGGGCGCTGTTGGAGGATCTGGTCAAGGTGGGGATTACCGCGCCGTCGGGATCCAACTGTCAGCCATGGACCTTTACCCTCCTGCCGGACCGGGCGATGGTCGACCGACTGGGCCGCCGGATCGGTGATTTTTTCCGCAAAACCAATCAACTGGCCGAAAAGAGCTGGCTGCGCCATATTTTAAAATGGATCGGCAAACCCGAACTGGACACCTATTACCGGCAGCATTACGCTACTGTTCAGCGCGGATTGGCCGCCCATGCCAACGACGGCCGGGATCTTCTTTTTCATGGTGCCACGGCAGGGATGGTGGTGGCTGCGGAAAACGATGCCTCATGTCCGGCCGAAGATGCCCTGCTGGCCACCGGCAATATTCTCCTGGCCGCCCACGCCATGGGGCTGGGCACCTGCCTGATCGGCTTTGCCATTGAAGCCATGCGGCGGGATCGATCGATTGTGCGCCTGCTCGGGATTCCGGATTATGAGACGCCCTATGCCGTGATTGCCCTGGGGTGGCCCGCGGAGACCTATCAGCGCGTGGCCTGGCGAAAACCGGTGACGATCCGTTTCTAA
- a CDS encoding thiolase family protein, with amino-acid sequence MKNVVIVSACRTAIGAFGGTLKSLNGATLAAITMKEAVKRAGIASEAIDDVRYGCCLEHHDTLNVARVAALMAGIPDSVPAVTINRVCISGMEAVISGAAMIQAGMADVILAGGVEHMSGVPYAVPCARWGGRLQDQTFVDAMIHALHCGSHLLPLSEDAPLDTTMAPANAYIGKPFIMGHTAEFVAQKLGISRQEMDEVALRSQNNAERATNDGSFAEEIVAVPVPRRKQDPFLFDKDEHFRPGLTMEQLSKLPPAFVPKTGTVTAGNASGINDGSAAMVIMSEDKAEELALRPMARIRAVGKGACHPSIMGLSPVPAVHDLMNRSGLSIVDFELAEVNEAFASQYIGCERELGLNREITNINGSGIGLGHPVGATGCRIMVTLMHAMKKHGKALGLATLCGGGGVSMACAIEMI; translated from the coding sequence ATGAAAAACGTTGTCATTGTAAGTGCCTGCCGGACTGCCATCGGCGCCTTCGGCGGAACCCTAAAAAGCCTCAATGGGGCCACGTTGGCCGCCATCACCATGAAAGAGGCCGTTAAACGGGCGGGCATCGCCTCCGAGGCGATCGATGATGTCCGCTACGGTTGCTGTCTGGAACATCACGATACGCTGAATGTGGCCCGGGTCGCAGCGTTGATGGCGGGGATACCGGATAGCGTCCCGGCGGTTACCATCAACCGCGTATGCATCTCCGGTATGGAAGCGGTAATCTCCGGCGCGGCCATGATCCAGGCCGGCATGGCCGATGTCATCCTTGCCGGTGGTGTGGAGCATATGTCCGGTGTGCCCTATGCCGTACCGTGTGCCCGTTGGGGAGGACGGCTTCAGGATCAAACCTTTGTGGATGCAATGATCCATGCGCTGCACTGCGGTTCGCATCTTTTGCCGCTGTCCGAAGATGCCCCCCTGGATACGACCATGGCTCCGGCCAATGCATATATCGGCAAACCATTTATCATGGGTCATACCGCCGAGTTTGTGGCCCAGAAACTGGGGATCAGCCGCCAGGAGATGGACGAGGTCGCCTTGCGTAGCCAAAACAATGCCGAAAGGGCCACCAATGACGGTTCGTTTGCCGAAGAAATCGTGGCCGTGCCGGTGCCGCGGCGCAAGCAGGATCCTTTTTTGTTTGATAAAGACGAACATTTTCGACCCGGGTTGACCATGGAACAATTGAGTAAATTACCACCGGCCTTTGTTCCCAAAACGGGGACTGTCACCGCTGGCAACGCCAGCGGTATCAACGATGGGTCAGCAGCCATGGTGATCATGTCAGAGGATAAGGCAGAAGAACTCGCTTTGCGGCCCATGGCTCGCATCCGTGCTGTGGGCAAAGGCGCCTGTCATCCGTCCATCATGGGGCTTTCACCGGTACCGGCCGTGCATGATCTGATGAATCGAAGCGGACTAAGCATCGTTGACTTTGAACTGGCGGAAGTCAACGAAGCCTTTGCCTCCCAATACATCGGCTGCGAGCGGGAACTCGGGTTAAACCGTGAGATCACCAATATTAATGGATCAGGTATCGGCCTGGGGCATCCGGTCGGGGCAACCGGATGCCGGATTATGGTCACGTTGATGCATGCGATGAAAAAACACGGCAAGGCGTTGGGATTGGCCACGCTGTGCGGCGGCGGCGGCGTATCCATGGCCTGTGCGATCGAAATGATTTAA